From a region of the Synechococcus sp. PCC 7502 genome:
- a CDS encoding creatininase family protein has product MLHSYIPPERYFAYLSWQQVAAMPNKENVIIFQPMGAIEQHGGHLPLAVDAIVAVGVLGKALTQLDHAIPAYSLPPLYYGKSNEHIAFAGTISLSAETLGQILMEIAESIYSAGFRKLVFVNAHGGQPQILQILARDIHVKYPDFMVFPLFVWNVPNAAHELLSPKELEIGIHAGDAETSLMLALMPERVNMTQAVMEYPQGFPTNNLLSLEGKLPFAWTVQELSKSGVIGDPTVATKAKGDRLLQSLATGWIQVIKDIYFFTQPRT; this is encoded by the coding sequence ATGCTCCATAGTTATATTCCCCCGGAGCGTTACTTTGCATATCTCAGTTGGCAACAGGTGGCAGCGATGCCGAACAAAGAAAATGTAATTATTTTTCAACCGATGGGAGCGATCGAGCAGCATGGTGGGCATTTACCCTTAGCTGTGGATGCAATAGTTGCTGTGGGCGTATTAGGTAAAGCCTTGACACAACTAGATCATGCTATTCCTGCTTATAGCTTACCGCCCCTATACTATGGGAAATCTAATGAGCATATTGCCTTTGCGGGGACAATTAGTCTATCGGCTGAGACCCTGGGGCAGATATTAATGGAAATAGCTGAAAGTATTTACAGTGCTGGGTTTCGCAAATTAGTATTTGTCAATGCCCACGGCGGACAGCCCCAAATTTTACAAATCCTTGCTAGGGATATCCATGTGAAGTATCCAGATTTTATGGTTTTTCCCTTATTTGTCTGGAATGTGCCAAATGCTGCCCATGAGCTACTCAGTCCCAAGGAATTAGAAATTGGGATTCATGCGGGGGATGCGGAAACTAGTTTAATGTTGGCGTTAATGCCCGAACGGGTAAATATGACTCAAGCGGTAATGGAGTATCCTCAAGGATTTCCCACCAATAATCTGCTATCTCTGGAAGGGAAACTACCCTTTGCGTGGACAGTGCAAGAGCTAAGTAAAAGTGGGGTAATTGGTGATCCTACGGTTGCTACTAAGGCTAAGGGCGATCGCCTGCTTCAATCTTTAGCCACAGGATGGATACAGGTAATTAAGGATATTTACTTTTTTACCCAGCCACGAACTTGA
- a CDS encoding serine protease encodes MLKTFYVVPAVVLSVIWSQPAIAALSAVEIGKIAKQVTVLIKTDQVGSGVIVCREKNTYYVLTAKHVIDQKDKYTIVTADEQEYPLDYNTVEKLPDVDLAIATFTSDRNYNVAKIGNSNNAPEGTSVYVAGFPKVGNAIDRSIYQFTPGQVTANASKPLAFGYGLVYTNKTLPGMSGGAVLDDNAQLVAIHGRAEGGSLERQTDTIYVKTGFNLGIPINTFIQKSPKLASGFSSSSFGSIPPVIKSIESGADNFFLQAGDKYQKGDVNGAIKDLNQALRLNPRYAAAYSKRGILNYVLRDQDAAISDFNKALRLNPSDAMTYVGRGLALSAIGSKREAIADYTEAINYNSLQGSAYYNRGVLFYNMGDTLAAMTDLRKAAEIFNSQGDDDEYKRAMETIAIALKTCRQAIKTMCDW; translated from the coding sequence ATGCTTAAAACTTTTTATGTCGTTCCTGCAGTTGTGCTTAGTGTGATTTGGTCTCAGCCTGCGATCGCCGCTTTGAGTGCTGTTGAAATTGGCAAAATTGCTAAACAGGTGACAGTATTAATCAAAACCGATCAAGTTGGCTCAGGGGTAATTGTCTGCCGTGAGAAAAATACTTACTATGTGCTGACCGCTAAACATGTGATCGATCAAAAAGATAAATACACCATTGTGACTGCCGATGAGCAAGAATATCCCTTAGATTACAACACTGTAGAAAAACTACCAGATGTGGACTTAGCGATCGCTACATTTACCAGTGACCGTAACTACAATGTCGCTAAAATCGGCAACTCAAATAATGCCCCTGAAGGTACTTCTGTCTATGTAGCGGGATTTCCCAAGGTAGGTAATGCCATCGATCGGTCTATTTATCAATTTACGCCCGGACAAGTGACAGCCAATGCTTCTAAACCTCTGGCATTTGGTTATGGGCTGGTTTATACCAATAAAACCCTACCTGGGATGAGTGGCGGTGCAGTTTTAGATGATAATGCCCAACTTGTGGCAATTCATGGCAGGGCTGAGGGAGGTTCCCTTGAACGTCAAACCGACACTATCTACGTCAAAACTGGTTTTAATTTAGGTATTCCCATCAACACCTTTATCCAAAAATCTCCAAAGCTTGCCTCTGGTTTTAGCAGCAGTTCTTTTGGTAGTATTCCTCCTGTGATTAAATCGATTGAGTCGGGAGCAGATAACTTTTTCCTACAAGCTGGGGACAAATACCAAAAAGGAGATGTTAATGGTGCGATCAAAGATTTAAATCAAGCTCTAAGGCTAAATCCTAGATATGCTGCGGCTTATAGCAAAAGGGGAATTTTAAACTATGTACTGCGGGATCAAGATGCGGCAATTAGTGACTTTAATAAAGCTCTGCGCTTAAACCCCAGTGATGCCATGACCTATGTGGGACGAGGACTAGCTCTTTCGGCAATTGGCAGTAAACGGGAGGCGATCGCAGACTATACCGAGGCAATTAACTATAACTCTTTACAAGGTTCTGCCTATTACAATCGGGGAGTTTTGTTTTATAACATGGGAGATACCCTTGCAGCTATGACTGATTTGCGTAAGGCGGCGGAAATATTTAATAGCCAAGGTGATGATGATGAGTATAAACGGGCAATGGAAACCATAGCGATCGCTTTAAAAACCTGTCGTCAGGCAATTAAAACCATGTGTGATTGGTAG
- a CDS encoding glutathione peroxidase codes for MTTLYDFSVKNIDGKDTKLSDYQGKVALIVNVASKCGYTPQYKGLENLYKAYKDQGFVILGFPSNDFGAQEPGTEEQIKQFCSLTYDVSFDLFSKVKVKGKEKVDVYKYLTEATKAEVQWNFNKFLVDKSGNVVKYYASGVSPDSPELKKDIEALLS; via the coding sequence ATGACTACACTCTACGATTTTTCAGTTAAAAATATTGATGGCAAAGACACCAAACTTTCCGATTATCAAGGAAAAGTTGCCCTAATTGTCAATGTTGCTTCTAAATGTGGCTATACCCCTCAATACAAGGGCTTAGAAAATCTCTATAAGGCATATAAAGATCAAGGTTTTGTGATCCTAGGATTTCCCAGTAACGATTTTGGCGCACAGGAACCTGGAACTGAAGAACAAATTAAGCAGTTCTGCTCCCTGACCTACGATGTCAGCTTTGATCTATTTAGTAAAGTCAAAGTTAAGGGTAAAGAAAAAGTTGATGTGTATAAGTATTTAACCGAAGCAACTAAGGCTGAAGTGCAGTGGAATTTTAATAAGTTTTTGGTGGATAAATCGGGGAATGTAGTTAAATACTATGCCTCAGGTGTATCCCCTGATAGTCCAGAGCTTAAAAAAGATATTGAAGCTTTGCTTAGTTAA
- a CDS encoding DNA-3-methyladenine glycosylase has product MLDPVVSLFLNRPAPEVAPELLGCYLVREIDGVKYRGMIVETEAYAPGDPACHAYGKKSDRNAAMFGKAGFIYVYLIYGIYHCINIVTDQEDVASAVLIRALALDQVPPWIQGKQGKKNHKIQRLASGPGKLCRALKIDRSLNNMPLSLRSGLWLELQTNQFQIVQTTRIGLTKGTEIPWRWYIGDHPEVSVQAKDANIANKSKA; this is encoded by the coding sequence ATGCTCGATCCTGTAGTCTCTTTATTCCTAAACCGCCCTGCTCCAGAAGTAGCTCCCGAACTTCTAGGTTGTTATTTAGTTAGAGAAATAGACGGGGTGAAATATCGGGGCATGATCGTAGAAACCGAGGCTTATGCGCCCGGTGATCCTGCTTGTCACGCCTATGGGAAAAAAAGCGATCGCAATGCGGCAATGTTTGGCAAAGCTGGGTTTATCTATGTTTATTTAATTTATGGAATTTATCACTGTATTAACATCGTGACCGATCAAGAAGATGTCGCCAGTGCGGTATTAATTCGAGCTTTAGCCCTAGATCAAGTCCCACCGTGGATACAGGGAAAACAGGGGAAAAAGAATCATAAAATCCAGCGTTTAGCATCGGGACCAGGGAAACTCTGCCGTGCCTTAAAAATTGATCGATCGCTAAATAATATGCCCTTATCACTGCGATCGGGACTATGGCTAGAGCTACAAACAAACCAATTCCAGATCGTTCAAACTACTAGAATTGGCTTAACTAAGGGTACAGAGATTCCGTGGCGGTGGTATATTGGTGACCATCCTGAAGTTTCGGTTCAGGCTAAAGACGCAAATATTGCAAATAAAAGCAAAGCTTAA
- a CDS encoding amylo-alpha-1,6-glucosidase, translated as MPDLTQPVIAQSNESNTIEINGRTFIPVDKTLVTPWNCLIGEHPISTLTLKDDDLFLITDTLGNISDLSCRIGGIEDSMGLFCRDTRFLSRLELQIDGRSPISFSSSAHKGFSMSVLCSNPEINNPNINLGSDENLGQIKAETIGIHREIVIKGGLFEEIQVTNYNTNPVVFAFSLSFDADFLDLFEVKGAKREKRGILLNYLPNQEQLLTQVLSKEIVLAYEGLDGVLMESRIQFNSHQPDEIHGYTAVWRLNLGARESITLGYRIHLFTNNHPTSVVSVPQTFLQAKAEELLEEKIWTEQITKIQTDNKSLNQVIDRAVLDIYLLRQTSEKHNFLSAGVPWFSTLFGRDSIIAASQTLVLDPAIARETLSILAHFQGKEDNEWRDEQRGKILHEIRLGEMARCHEVPHTPYYGTVDATPLWLMLYAEYYAWTADDTILDSLWANAISAMAWIDRNCQETGYLSYYRHSKRGLLNQGWKDSENCIINRKGEIAEGAIALCEVQGYVYAAKIRMSELAERKQLFELAELWRSQAKDLKLRFNQDFWVTDQDYCALALDGEGKPVDSITSNPGHCLNLGIFEHEKALKVAARLNAPDMFNGWGIRTLSSLSPAYNPMGYHIGSVWPHDNSLIALGMRSHSLVKQSLRIAQGLIDMTIGQPYQRPPELFCGYEHDGFSSPVQYPVACSPQAWATGTIFQLISIMVNLVPNAPGNQLRIIDPTLLNSINRLSIQNLRIGQTLLDLEFERSGDTTACRVNKKRGSIRVIIEA; from the coding sequence ATGCCCGACCTAACTCAACCAGTCATAGCTCAATCCAATGAATCCAACACAATTGAAATTAATGGCAGAACATTCATTCCTGTTGATAAAACGCTGGTTACCCCTTGGAACTGTCTAATTGGGGAACATCCGATTTCCACTCTGACTTTGAAAGATGACGATTTATTCTTGATTACAGATACGTTAGGCAATATCTCTGACCTAAGCTGTCGCATTGGCGGTATTGAAGACAGCATGGGATTATTCTGTCGAGACACCAGATTTCTCAGTCGGTTGGAGTTGCAAATTGATGGGCGATCGCCAATTTCCTTTAGTAGTTCTGCTCACAAAGGGTTTTCGATGTCAGTTTTATGTTCAAATCCAGAGATTAACAATCCCAATATCAATCTGGGTTCCGATGAAAATCTCGGTCAGATTAAAGCAGAAACCATTGGCATCCACAGAGAAATTGTGATTAAAGGTGGCTTATTTGAGGAGATTCAAGTAACTAACTACAATACCAATCCCGTTGTTTTTGCCTTTAGTTTGAGTTTTGATGCTGATTTTCTGGATTTATTTGAAGTTAAAGGAGCGAAGCGGGAAAAAAGAGGAATATTACTCAACTATCTCCCCAATCAAGAGCAATTACTAACGCAAGTATTATCTAAGGAAATTGTCCTTGCCTACGAAGGATTAGATGGGGTACTAATGGAATCTCGCATTCAATTTAACTCCCACCAGCCTGATGAAATTCATGGATATACAGCAGTTTGGCGATTAAACCTAGGGGCGCGGGAATCCATAACGTTAGGATACCGCATTCACTTATTTACCAATAACCATCCCACCTCTGTGGTCAGCGTTCCACAAACCTTCCTACAGGCAAAAGCAGAAGAGTTATTGGAAGAGAAAATCTGGACAGAGCAAATTACTAAAATTCAAACAGATAACAAATCCCTGAATCAAGTAATTGATCGGGCAGTACTGGATATTTATTTATTAAGACAAACCTCAGAAAAGCATAATTTTCTCTCGGCGGGAGTGCCGTGGTTTTCGACTTTATTTGGCAGAGATTCGATCATTGCTGCTTCCCAAACCTTGGTTTTAGACCCAGCGATCGCCCGCGAAACTCTTTCTATTCTGGCTCACTTTCAGGGCAAAGAAGATAATGAATGGCGAGATGAACAACGGGGTAAAATTCTCCATGAAATTCGGCTGGGTGAAATGGCACGCTGTCATGAAGTTCCCCATACCCCTTATTACGGCACAGTTGATGCCACTCCACTCTGGTTGATGCTCTATGCTGAGTATTATGCGTGGACGGCTGACGATACAATCTTAGATAGCCTATGGGCAAATGCAATCTCGGCTATGGCATGGATCGATCGCAACTGCCAAGAAACTGGTTATCTTAGTTACTATCGTCATTCCAAGAGGGGATTACTTAACCAAGGTTGGAAAGACTCTGAGAATTGTATTATCAATCGCAAGGGGGAAATAGCTGAGGGAGCGATCGCTCTGTGTGAAGTCCAAGGATATGTGTATGCTGCCAAGATTAGGATGAGTGAGTTAGCAGAAAGAAAGCAGTTATTTGAGTTAGCAGAACTATGGCGATCTCAGGCAAAGGATTTAAAATTACGCTTCAATCAGGATTTTTGGGTGACCGATCAAGACTATTGTGCTTTAGCATTAGACGGTGAAGGCAAACCTGTAGATAGCATTACTTCTAATCCCGGTCATTGCTTGAATTTAGGCATATTTGAGCATGAAAAGGCACTGAAGGTAGCAGCCCGCTTAAACGCTCCCGATATGTTCAATGGTTGGGGGATTCGCACCCTAAGTAGTCTTTCGCCCGCCTATAACCCGATGGGATACCATATTGGCTCCGTTTGGCCCCACGATAATAGTTTAATTGCCCTAGGAATGCGATCGCATAGCTTAGTGAAGCAGTCATTACGCATAGCTCAGGGACTGATCGATATGACCATAGGACAGCCCTATCAGCGACCACCAGAGTTATTTTGTGGCTATGAACATGATGGTTTTAGTTCACCCGTGCAGTATCCTGTCGCCTGTTCTCCTCAAGCTTGGGCAACTGGGACGATCTTCCAATTAATTTCGATCATGGTAAATCTAGTACCTAATGCTCCGGGTAATCAACTCCGCATCATTGATCCAACTTTACTAAACTCCATTAATCGCCTATCGATTCAAAATTTACGCATCGGACAGACACTTTTAGACCTTGAATTTGAACGTTCTGGGGATACCACTGCCTGTCGTGTGAATAAAAAGCGGGGCAGTATTCGGGTGATTATTGAAGCATAG
- a CDS encoding DUF6544 family protein — translation MHYLLKLPLIIIISLLILALLVIAIMYGSDRWQSETDKLRVKLTNGQTNRQISIQPITYDSQEILDLPEPVQRYFKNVLQDGQAIVTEVEFSQHGQFHMNETEDKWHKFTATQLVATQRLGFDWDAKIEMIPFVNVFVHDTYLLGEGNLQASIVGLFTVAKMHNTTELNQGELLRFLAETVWYPTSLLPSQGVIWEAIDQHSSRATLTDGETTASVVFQFDAEGLITSMRADARCYRVVSGKSVFMPWVGNFREYAVHNGMRIPLAGEVGWEHPEGVQLYFKGKISKISYEFAS, via the coding sequence ATGCACTATTTACTGAAGTTACCACTAATTATCATTATTAGCCTTCTGATTCTAGCTTTATTGGTGATTGCAATTATGTATGGTAGCGATCGCTGGCAGTCTGAGACTGATAAATTACGAGTCAAATTAACCAATGGACAAACAAATAGACAAATATCAATTCAGCCTATAACCTATGATTCTCAGGAAATTCTAGACTTGCCAGAGCCTGTGCAGCGATATTTTAAGAATGTCCTTCAAGATGGACAAGCGATTGTTACCGAGGTTGAGTTCTCTCAGCATGGACAGTTCCACATGAATGAAACAGAAGATAAATGGCATAAGTTCACTGCTACGCAACTTGTGGCTACCCAAAGGCTAGGTTTTGATTGGGATGCAAAAATTGAGATGATTCCATTCGTAAATGTATTTGTTCATGATACCTATCTGTTAGGAGAAGGAAATTTACAAGCCTCAATAGTTGGTCTTTTCACGGTTGCCAAAATGCACAATACGACCGAATTAAATCAAGGCGAATTATTACGCTTCCTTGCCGAAACGGTTTGGTATCCAACATCATTGCTACCCAGTCAGGGGGTGATCTGGGAAGCGATCGATCAGCATTCTAGCCGTGCCACTTTGACCGATGGGGAAACCACTGCCTCGGTTGTATTTCAGTTTGATGCTGAGGGATTAATTACCAGTATGCGTGCCGATGCTCGTTGTTATCGGGTAGTTAGTGGAAAATCGGTGTTTATGCCTTGGGTCGGTAATTTTAGAGAATATGCAGTTCACAATGGCATGCGGATTCCCTTAGCAGGTGAAGTGGGTTGGGAGCATCCCGAAGGTGTTCAACTCTACTTTAAAGGAAAAATCTCCAAGATTAGCTATGAATTTGCATCGTAA
- a CDS encoding CPBP family intramembrane glutamic endopeptidase, translating into MNKSKLENHSPLKFLLFVYGFSIPLWIIETRIDVKGLPLDIPITDILAAFTPLIAASILTCKEEGYVGINKLFKRILDFSRITKKIWYLPITLLPFFMYLLIYIVIHLIRLPLAINFCIPFLSIPFLFCLFFIGAVAEETGYMGYAIDPMQERFGALSASILMGIPWAVWHYPSIIQQGHNLTWIAWATFGTVAVRVLIVWIYNNTGKSLFACILFHTLMNVGRILFPKDGIHNPLVNYPDIHYSIIAITAGIIVFLWGSKTLTRYRYI; encoded by the coding sequence ATGAATAAAAGCAAATTAGAAAACCACTCACCCTTAAAATTCCTTCTATTTGTTTATGGGTTTTCTATCCCTTTATGGATAATTGAGACAAGAATTGACGTTAAAGGACTACCATTAGATATTCCCATAACAGATATATTAGCTGCGTTTACACCATTGATTGCAGCTAGTATTCTCACTTGCAAAGAAGAAGGATATGTTGGTATTAACAAACTATTTAAGAGGATTTTAGATTTTTCAAGAATCACAAAAAAAATATGGTATCTGCCGATTACTTTGCTACCATTTTTCATGTATTTATTGATATACATAGTAATTCACCTCATCAGATTACCACTTGCAATCAATTTTTGTATTCCTTTTCTTTCTATCCCTTTTCTTTTTTGTCTATTTTTTATCGGAGCCGTGGCGGAAGAAACTGGCTACATGGGTTATGCGATCGATCCTATGCAAGAACGGTTTGGTGCTTTATCAGCAAGTATCCTTATGGGTATACCTTGGGCAGTATGGCATTACCCGTCAATAATTCAACAGGGACACAATCTAACTTGGATAGCTTGGGCAACTTTCGGTACAGTCGCTGTCAGAGTTTTGATTGTTTGGATTTACAACAACACAGGTAAAAGTTTATTTGCTTGTATTCTATTTCATACCTTGATGAATGTAGGAAGAATTCTATTTCCAAAGGATGGAATACATAATCCATTGGTTAATTATCCTGATATTCACTACTCAATAATTGCCATTACTGCAGGAATTATTGTCTTTCTATGGGGATCAAAGACATTAACCCGATATAGATATATCTGA
- a CDS encoding GIN domain-containing protein yields MRNKLIYRSTLFLASLIISLIILTGCSFSLFGTRGSGVFKTESREITTFSSISFKSVGKLNVIQDGKESLTIMAEDNILPILESHVSDQTLYISNEDKSSINPTKPIEFVVEVKSLEKLEVNGVGSIKVSSIQGKRLSVSLDGVGSVAIAGNVDVLDLDLSGVGSFNGEELKAKQAKVRNKGVGNAVVNVSEQLEASVSGIGAIEYIGSPQVKESVKGLGGIKKKI; encoded by the coding sequence ATGAGAAACAAGTTGATATACCGTTCGACTTTGTTTTTAGCTTCTTTAATTATCTCTTTAATTATACTGACAGGCTGCTCTTTTAGCTTATTTGGAACTAGAGGGTCTGGAGTCTTTAAAACTGAATCTAGGGAAATAACTACATTCTCATCTATCTCTTTTAAATCCGTAGGAAAGCTCAATGTAATCCAGGATGGGAAAGAATCTCTTACGATCATGGCTGAAGATAATATTCTGCCAATTTTAGAGAGCCATGTGTCTGATCAAACCTTGTATATTAGCAACGAGGACAAGTCAAGCATAAATCCTACCAAGCCCATTGAATTCGTAGTTGAGGTCAAGAGTTTAGAGAAATTAGAGGTCAATGGAGTCGGTAGTATTAAAGTTAGTAGTATTCAAGGTAAACGTTTATCGGTGTCGCTTGATGGGGTGGGTAGTGTAGCGATCGCAGGAAATGTGGATGTATTAGACCTCGATCTTTCAGGAGTTGGTAGCTTTAATGGTGAAGAGTTAAAAGCAAAGCAAGCTAAAGTTCGCAATAAAGGTGTAGGGAATGCTGTGGTCAATGTGAGTGAGCAATTAGAGGCATCTGTATCAGGAATAGGAGCGATCGAGTATATCGGCTCTCCTCAAGTTAAAGAATCTGTGAAAGGGCTAGGAGGAATTAAGAAAAAAATATGA
- a CDS encoding MFS transporter: MANLSLFQSLRKPTFARLYFAQTISLFGDALTWLGLALLAFELAGKDSAVVLSVALTLRVTAFVILSPIAGAIADRLDRKLILVITHIARMLIVGTLPFVNAVWQIYVLVFALNVFNAFFTPTYQATIPLVTSKAEYASAIALSAATYQLLGVLGPGIAGSVSTWIGARQIFFLDAISFLIAAVLIFTLPNQLRVKQSEPLEESRVVSKIIGDVKEGTIRLFANAFIRYALFLQLVASIAGAQILVNTVGYIKGTLQLSSLEYGWVMAAFGIGATVAAVTVVAIGKKWEHTAIVPFGAILITSAILPANYVGLVSLMLLWAIAGMGQVFVNLPTQTLIADQIPSNFQGRVYGAHFAWSHLWWAVSYPIAGCLGSQGNMSFLYGSLIGFTVLTGVQILLSPKTHEHQHEYLSHDHEHIHDEHHQHDHHEGVLLTEPHTHIHEHLQIRHRHAHYTDIHHLHSH, from the coding sequence ATGGCTAATCTTTCTCTATTTCAAAGCCTAAGAAAACCTACCTTTGCCCGACTCTATTTTGCTCAAACCATCAGCTTATTTGGTGATGCTCTAACTTGGTTAGGTTTAGCTTTACTAGCTTTTGAGCTAGCAGGGAAAGATAGTGCTGTAGTTCTGTCTGTGGCTTTGACCTTGCGGGTAACAGCTTTTGTAATTCTTTCCCCAATTGCAGGTGCGATCGCCGATCGCTTAGATCGCAAACTAATTCTCGTGATAACTCACATTGCTCGAATGCTAATTGTCGGGACGCTTCCATTTGTGAACGCAGTTTGGCAGATTTATGTTCTGGTCTTTGCCCTGAATGTTTTTAATGCTTTTTTTACCCCAACCTATCAAGCCACGATTCCCCTCGTTACAAGCAAAGCTGAATATGCAAGTGCGATCGCTCTCTCTGCCGCAACCTATCAACTATTAGGCGTTTTAGGACCTGGTATTGCTGGCAGCGTATCGACATGGATTGGAGCAAGACAGATATTTTTTCTGGATGCAATTTCTTTCTTAATTGCCGCAGTTCTGATTTTCACTCTTCCCAATCAACTTAGAGTAAAGCAAAGTGAGCCTTTAGAAGAATCGAGAGTTGTCAGTAAAATTATTGGTGATGTCAAAGAAGGAACGATAAGGTTATTTGCTAATGCTTTTATTCGGTATGCTTTATTCCTACAACTGGTCGCATCGATCGCAGGAGCGCAAATTTTAGTAAATACCGTAGGCTACATCAAAGGAACTCTCCAACTGAGCAGTTTAGAATACGGCTGGGTAATGGCTGCGTTTGGCATTGGGGCAACTGTAGCGGCGGTTACTGTAGTAGCAATCGGCAAGAAATGGGAACACACTGCGATCGTTCCATTTGGGGCGATTTTGATTACTTCCGCAATTTTACCTGCCAATTATGTCGGGTTAGTGTCATTAATGTTGCTCTGGGCGATCGCAGGCATGGGACAAGTTTTCGTAAATCTTCCAACCCAGACTCTCATCGCCGATCAGATTCCTTCTAACTTTCAAGGACGAGTTTATGGCGCACATTTTGCTTGGAGTCATCTATGGTGGGCAGTTTCCTATCCCATTGCAGGGTGTCTGGGAAGTCAAGGTAATATGTCTTTCCTTTATGGCAGCTTAATCGGATTTACTGTTTTGACAGGAGTCCAGATATTGCTATCTCCCAAAACTCACGAACATCAACACGAATATCTCTCCCACGATCATGAACATATCCATGATGAACATCATCAACATGATCATCATGAAGGGGTATTACTAACCGAGCCACATACCCATATCCACGAGCATTTACAAATTCGCCATCGCCACGCCCACTACACCGACATTCACCATTTACATAGTCATTAA